Proteins from a genomic interval of Streptomyces sp. SID8374:
- a CDS encoding bifunctional serine/threonine-protein kinase/ABC transporter substrate-binding protein, whose amino-acid sequence MEPLRSTDPARIAGYRILGRLGAGGMGVVLLGRSPGGALVAIKLIRAEYADDAGFRTRFRREVAIARQVRNRWAVPVVDADTEAAAPWLATEFVPGPPLSEAVGGGAPLPERSVRALGSMLAEALEAVHGAGLVHRDVKPGNVLLGLDGPRLIDFGIARALDDTVLTATDAIVGSPGFLSPEQAQGRRIGPPSDIFSLGCVLVYAATGGRPFGSGPVEAMLFRTVHDPADLGALPPGLRPVVEGCLAKDPAGRPTAGEIRRAFAEDASGGSWLPAPVTHLIAERSARMLALPDIEATSLDAGATVETGAGSRDTTAVPAPGRRRFLAYVTGGAVLAAGGTTAWLATAFGGEKDPDGDGEGDGDKTATGRPELHIGLQADLSGPSAAIGKGQERAALLAVEEHNARKDAPFTLRLVTADDGGDEGKAKAAVRRFAEDPLLVAAIGATGADAAREALVAYDEAALPLLSVVDGDTRNLNRIFLCARPRNDMQMLPVAQFLGAHEIDTVALVDDGTEYGRQTTRFLDAGLRGNGRTVLAETVREGTRDLDAEAERIVAKKPGAVVYGGGWRDAGRFARALTKAGFLGPRIGTQAVHDPRFLAEAGEAAAGWLVVSTAADPASVPSVHAFAAAYRKRFDGAPPLLAAEAYDAVGLIAACAEGLGRESVTRQDMLPVLRTTRYKGVSKSYAFEPANGMYAGTGVFIYRVERGRFRYIGMDGREV is encoded by the coding sequence ATGGAACCGCTCCGCTCCACCGACCCGGCGCGGATCGCCGGGTACCGCATCCTCGGCCGGCTCGGCGCCGGGGGCATGGGCGTGGTCCTGCTGGGCCGGTCGCCCGGCGGCGCGCTGGTGGCCATCAAGCTGATCCGGGCCGAGTACGCGGACGACGCCGGGTTCCGCACCCGGTTCCGGCGCGAGGTGGCGATCGCCCGGCAGGTGCGCAACCGGTGGGCGGTGCCCGTGGTCGACGCCGACACCGAGGCGGCCGCGCCGTGGCTGGCCACCGAGTTCGTGCCGGGGCCGCCGCTGAGCGAGGCGGTGGGGGGCGGGGCGCCGCTGCCCGAGCGCAGTGTGCGGGCGCTCGGCTCCATGCTGGCGGAGGCGCTGGAGGCCGTCCACGGGGCGGGGCTCGTCCACCGCGACGTGAAACCCGGCAACGTTCTGCTGGGTCTGGACGGACCCCGGCTGATCGACTTCGGGATCGCGCGGGCTCTGGACGACACGGTCCTCACGGCGACGGACGCGATCGTCGGCTCGCCCGGCTTCCTCTCGCCGGAGCAGGCGCAGGGGCGGCGGATCGGCCCGCCGAGCGACATCTTCTCGCTGGGCTGTGTCCTGGTGTACGCGGCGACCGGCGGGCGCCCGTTCGGCAGCGGCCCGGTCGAGGCGATGCTCTTCCGTACGGTGCACGACCCGGCGGATCTGGGCGCGCTGCCGCCGGGGCTGCGGCCCGTGGTGGAGGGGTGCCTGGCGAAGGACCCGGCGGGGCGGCCGACCGCCGGGGAGATCCGGCGGGCGTTCGCCGAGGACGCGTCGGGCGGCAGCTGGCTGCCCGCTCCGGTGACCCATCTGATCGCCGAGCGCTCGGCGCGGATGCTGGCCCTGCCCGACATCGAGGCGACCAGCCTGGACGCCGGTGCCACGGTGGAGACGGGCGCCGGGAGCCGGGACACCACGGCCGTGCCGGCCCCCGGGCGCCGGCGGTTCCTCGCGTACGTCACCGGGGGCGCGGTCCTCGCGGCGGGCGGGACCACCGCCTGGCTGGCCACGGCGTTCGGGGGCGAGAAGGACCCGGACGGCGACGGCGAGGGGGACGGCGACAAGACGGCGACCGGCCGGCCGGAGCTGCACATCGGGTTGCAGGCCGACCTCAGCGGCCCCTCGGCGGCGATCGGCAAGGGCCAGGAGCGGGCGGCGCTGCTGGCGGTCGAGGAGCACAACGCCCGCAAGGACGCGCCGTTCACGCTGCGCCTGGTCACGGCCGACGACGGCGGCGACGAGGGGAAGGCGAAGGCGGCGGTGCGGCGGTTCGCCGAGGATCCGCTGCTGGTGGCGGCGATCGGGGCGACCGGCGCGGACGCGGCGCGCGAGGCGCTGGTGGCGTACGACGAGGCGGCGCTGCCGCTGCTCAGCGTGGTCGACGGGGACACCAGGAACCTGAACCGGATCTTCCTCTGCGCCCGGCCGCGCAACGACATGCAGATGCTGCCGGTGGCGCAGTTCCTGGGGGCGCACGAGATCGACACCGTGGCCCTGGTGGACGACGGGACCGAGTACGGCCGCCAGACCACGCGGTTCCTGGACGCGGGGCTGCGGGGCAACGGGCGGACGGTCCTCGCGGAGACGGTGCGGGAGGGCACCCGTGACCTGGACGCCGAGGCGGAGCGGATCGTCGCGAAGAAGCCGGGGGCGGTGGTGTACGGGGGCGGGTGGCGGGATGCCGGCCGGTTCGCCCGGGCGCTGACGAAGGCGGGGTTCCTGGGGCCGAGGATCGGCACCCAGGCCGTGCACGATCCCCGGTTCCTGGCGGAGGCGGGCGAGGCCGCGGCGGGGTGGCTGGTCGTGTCGACGGCCGCCGACCCCGCCTCCGTACCGTCCGTGCACGCCTTCGCCGCCGCGTACCGCAAGCGCTTCGACGGTGCGCCGCCGCTGCTGGCCGCCGAGGCGTACGACGCGGTCGGGCTGATCGCGGCCTGTGCGGAGGGGCTGGGCCGGGAGAGCGTGACGCGGCAGGACATGCTGCCGGTGCTGCGGACGACGCGGTACAAGGGCGTGTCGAAGAGCTATGCGTTCGAGCCCGCCAACGGGATGTACGCGGGCACCGGGGTCTTCATCTACCGCGTGGAGCGGGGCCGTTTCCGGTACATCGGGATGGACGGGCGCGAG
- a CDS encoding DUF1796 family putative cysteine peptidase, translating into MYDVCVGLGYHCESTYQLRRITGQDRAHFFDWLDLDLVAVREVIAADFANVLRPGLSEPFSNGLCVRDRGSNIRFFHDFHAPDGTPLTPALIAEQHPGVREKFAYLADRWRALTASRSRVLYVHQDAFDESGPGDLAALHGLLRSRYPDHDFDLLWLRRTPPEDAAALPPGITWSTVAAQPGRWQGSDAAWDAALAPLDIPRAPAP; encoded by the coding sequence ATGTACGACGTCTGCGTCGGGCTCGGCTACCACTGCGAGTCGACCTACCAGCTCCGCCGCATCACCGGCCAGGACCGGGCCCACTTCTTCGACTGGCTGGACCTCGACCTCGTCGCCGTACGGGAGGTCATCGCGGCCGACTTCGCCAACGTGCTCCGCCCCGGCCTGAGCGAACCCTTCAGCAACGGCCTCTGCGTACGGGACCGGGGCTCGAACATCCGCTTCTTCCACGACTTCCACGCCCCGGACGGCACCCCGCTGACCCCCGCCCTCATCGCGGAGCAGCATCCGGGGGTCCGGGAGAAGTTCGCCTACCTCGCCGACCGCTGGCGGGCCCTGACGGCCTCCCGCTCCCGGGTCCTGTACGTCCACCAGGACGCGTTCGACGAGAGCGGCCCCGGCGACCTGGCGGCCCTGCACGGGCTCCTGCGCTCCCGCTACCCGGACCACGATTTCGATCTGCTCTGGCTGCGCCGTACGCCCCCGGAGGACGCCGCCGCCCTCCCGCCCGGGATCACCTGGTCCACGGTCGCCGCCCAGCCCGGCCGCTGGCAGGGCAGCGACGCGGCCTGGGACGCCGCCCTGGCCCCGCTGGACATCCCCCGGGCCCCCGCGCCCTGA